A stretch of the Elephas maximus indicus isolate mEleMax1 chromosome 3, mEleMax1 primary haplotype, whole genome shotgun sequence genome encodes the following:
- the LOC126071039 gene encoding olfactory receptor 7G2-like: protein MLVNIQAQNHNIIYIGCLTQVCFVLVFTGLENFLLAAMGYDLYVTVCHPRRYTIILNTCLCGLLSLLPLLTSIVNALLHSLMVLHLSFCTDLEIPRFPCELAQILKLTCSDTIINYILVYFVATVWDTVPLSGIICSYTRIFSSVLRMPSVGAKYKAFSTSGSHLSVVSLISQAGFGVYICSAFTHSSSKTAVASVMYSVVPQMMNPFIYSLRNRDMKGALRKIISRIPSF from the coding sequence ATGCTGGTGAACATCCAAGCACAGAATCATAACATCATTTACATAGGGTGCCTCACCCAGGTCTGTTTTGTCCTGGTTTTTACTGGTTTGGAGAATTTTCTCCTTGCAGCAATGGGCTATGACCTCTATGTGACCGTCTGCCACCCACGGAGATACACCATTATCTTGAACACCTGCCTCTGTGGCTTGCTCTCCCTACTCCCCTTACTAACTAGCATTGTGAATGCCCTACTTCACAGTCTGATGGTGTTGCATCTGTCCTTCTGCACAGACCTGGAAATCCCTCGTTTCCCCTGTGAACTTGCTCAGATTCTCAAGCTCACCTGTTCTGATACCATCATCAATTACATCCTAGTGTACTTTGTGGCTACTGTATGGGATACTGTTCCTCTCTCTGGAATCATTTGCTCTTACACTcggattttctcctctgttttgaGAATGCCATCAGTGGGTGCAAAGTATAAAGCATTTTCCACTTCTGGGTCTCACCTCTCAGTTGTTTCCTTAATCTCTCAGGCAGGCTTTGGTGTGTACATCTGTTCTGCATTTACACACTCTTCCAGCAAGACAGCAGTAGCCTCAGTGATGTACAGTGTGGTCCCTCAAATGATGAACCCTTTTATCTATagcctgaggaacagggacatgAAAGGAGCCTTGAGGAAAATCATCAGTAGGATACCATCATTTTAG